One part of the Phacochoerus africanus isolate WHEZ1 chromosome 7, ROS_Pafr_v1, whole genome shotgun sequence genome encodes these proteins:
- the TNS2 gene encoding tensin-2 isoform X2: MKPRKAEPHSFREKVFRKKPPVCAVCKVTIDGTGVSCRVCKVATHRKCEAKVTSSCQALPPAELRRNTAPVRRIEHLGSTKSLNHSKQRSTLPRSFSLDPLMERRWDLDLTYVTERILAAAFPARPDEQRHRGHLRELAHVLQSKHGDKYLLFNLSEKRHDLTRLNPKVQDFGWPELHAPPLDRLCSICKAMETWLSADPQHVVVLYCKGSKGKLGVIVSAYMHYSKISAGADQALATLTMRKFCEDKVAAELQPSQRRYISYFSGLLSGSIRMNSSPLFLHYVLVPVLPAFEPGTGFQPFLKIYQSMQLVYTSGIYHIAGPSPQQLCISLEPALLLKGDVMVTCYHKGSRGTDRTLVFRVQFHTCTIHGPRLAFPKDQLDEAWTDERFPFQASVEFVFSSSPEKIKGSSPRNEASVSVDYNTAEPAVRWDSYENFNLHHEDSVDDSLTHTRGPLDGSPYAQVQRGLRQTPPAPSPEPPAPPLLSVSSDSGHSSTLTTEPAAESPGRPPPTAAERQELDRLLGGCGVASGGRGAGRETAILDDEEQPPVGGGPPLGLYSGHRPGLSRHCSCRQGYREPCGVPNGGYYRPEGTLERRRLAYGGYEGPPQGYAEASVEKRRLCRSLSEGPYPYPPELGKPASGDFGYRPPGYREVVILEDPGLPALCSCPACEEKLALPTAALYGLRLEREAGEGWASEAGKPLLHPVRPGHPLPLLVPACGHHHAPLPDYSCLKPPKAGEEGHEGCSYAMCPEGRYGHPGYPALVTYSYGGAVPSYCPAYGRVPHGEGRGYPSSGAHSPRAGSVSPGSPPYPQSRKLSYEIPAEEGGDRYPLPGHLAPAGPLASAESPEPVSWREGPSGHSTLPRSPRDAQGSASSELSGPSTPLHTSSPVQGKESSRRQDTRSPTLAPTQRLSPGEALPPVLQGGAEKASELPARSGPEPPAPGPFSPASPPGSPDWPQERSPGGRSESASPRGPVPTTLPGLRHTPWQGLRDPPDSPDGSPLTPVPTQMPWLVANPEPPQSSPTPAFPLATSYDVSGPTQPPLPEKRHLLGAGQQSGPWGPEHASQASPPARSTSHHVTFAPLLPDSAPHPQPPMQESQSNVKFVQDTSKFWYKPHLSRDQAIALLKDKDPGAFLIRDSHSFQGAYGLALKVATPPPSAQPWKGDPSEQLVRHFLIETGPKGVKIKGCPSEPYFGSLSALVSQHSISPLSLPCCLRIPSKDPLEEAPEAPVPTNMSTAADLLRQGAACSVLYLTSVETESLTGPQAVARASSAALSCSPRPTPAIVHFKVSAQGITLTDNQRKLFFRRHYPVNSITFSSTDPQDRRWTNPDGTTSKIFGFVAKKPGSPWENVCHLFAELDPDQPAGAIVTFITKVLLGQRK, from the exons ATGAAG CCTAGGAAAGCTGAGCCACATAGCTTCCGGGAGAAGGTTTTCCGGAAGAAACCGCCGGTCTGTGCAGTGTGTAAGGTGACCATCGATGGGACAGGCGTCTCATGCCGAG TCTGCAAGGTGGCAACACACAGAAAATGTGAAGCAAAG GTGACTTCGTCCTGTCAGGCCCTGCCTCCCGCGGAGCTG CGAAGAAACACGGCCCCAGTGAGGCGCATAGAGCACCTG GGATCCACCAAGTCTCTGAACCACTCAAAGCAGCGCAGCACTCTGCCCAG GAGCTTCAGCCTGGACCCGCTCATGGAGCGCCGCTGGGACTTGGACCTCACCTACGTGACGGAGCGGATCCTGGCCGCCGCCTTCCCCGCGCGGCCGGACGAGCAGCGACACCGGGGCCACCTGCGCGAGCTGGCTCACGTGCTGCAATCCAAGCACGGAGACAAGTACCTG CTCTTCAACCTTTCAGAGAAAAGACATGACCTGACCCGCCTAAACCCCAAG GTCCAGGACTTCGGCTGGCCTGAGCTGCACGCACCCCCCTTGGACAGGCTGTGCTCCATCTGCAAAGCCATGGAGACGTGGCTCAGTGCTGACCCCCAGCACGTGGTCGTACTGTACTGCAAG GGGAGCAAGGGCAAGCTCGGGGTCATCGTCTCTGCCTACATGCACTACAGCAAGATCTCCGCAGG GGCGGACCAGGCATTGGCTACTCTTACCATGCGGAAGTTCTGCGAGGACAAGGTGGCCGCGGAGCTGCAGCCCTCCCAGCGCCG gtaTATCAGCTACTTCAGTGGTCTGCTGTCGGGCTCCATCAGAATGAACAGCAGCCCTCTATTCCTGCACTACGTGCTTGTGCCTGTGCTGCCAGCCTTTGAACCTGGCACAG GCTTCCAGCCCTTCCTCAAGATCTACCAGTCCATGCAGCTTGTCTACACATCTGGAATCTA tCACATTGCAGGCCCTAGTCCCCAGCAGCTCTGCATCAGCCTGGAGCCAGCCCTCCTCCTCAAAGGCGATGTCATG gtgaCCTGCTATCACAAGGGTAGCCGGGGGACGGACCGGACCCTCGTGTTCCGAGTCCAGTTCCACACATGCACCATCCACGGGCCACGGCTCGCCTTCCCCAAGGACCAGCTGGATGAGGCCTGGACTG ATGAGAGGTTCCCCTTCCAAGCCTCGGTGGAGTTCGTCTTCTCCTCCAGCCCAGAGAAGATCAAAG GCAGCAGCCCCCGCAACGAGGCCTCCGTCTCTGTTGACTACAACACCGCAGAGCCCGCCGTGCGCTGGGACTCCTACGAGAACTTCAACCTGCACCATGAGGACAGTGTGGATG ACTCCCTCACCCACACCCGGGGACCCCTGGATGGCAGTCCCTATGCGCAGGTGCAGCGCGGTCTCCGCCAGACCCCGCCGGCGCCCTCTCCGGAACCGCCTGCCCCGCCGCTGCTCTCCGTCAGCAGCGACTCTGGCCACTCATCCACGCTGACCACCGAGCCGGCGGCCGAGTCCCCCGGCCGGCCCCCCCCGACGGCTGCCGAGCGGCAGGAGCTAGATCGCCTCCTAGGAGGCTGTGGAGTGGCCAGCGGGGGCCGGGGAGCCGGGCGCGAGACAGCCATCCTCGACGACGAAGAGCAGCCCCCCGTGGGCGGAGGCCCCCCCCTCGGGCTGTATTCAGGCCACAGGCCCGGCCTCAGCCGCCACTGCTCCTGCCGCCAGGGCTACCGGGAACCCTGCGGGGTCCCCAACGGGGGCTACTACCGGCCAGAGGGAACCCTGGAGAGGCGGCGGCTGGCCTACGGGGGCTACGAGGGGCCCCCCCAGGGCTATGCTGAGGCCTCCGTGGAGAAGAGGCGCCTCTGCCGGTCGCTGTCCGAGGGGCCGTACCCCTACCCACCCGAGCTGGGGAAACCGGCCAGTGGGGACTTTGGCTACCGCCCCCCAGGCTACCGGGAGGTGGTGATCCTGGAGGACCCCGGGCTGCCGGCCCTGTGCTCCTGCCCCGCCTGTGAGGAGAAGCTGGCGCTGCCCACGGCAGCCCTCTATGGGCTGCggctggagagggaggctggagaggggTGGGCGAGCGAGGCTGGCAAGCCCCTCCTGCACCCGGTGCGACCTGGGCACCCGCTGCCCCTGCTGGTGCCTGCCTGCGGGCACCACCACGCCCCGCTGCCTGACTACAGCTGCCTGAAGCCACCCAAGGCAGGCGAGGAAGGGCATGAGGGCTGCTCCTACGCCATGTGCCCCGAAGGCAGGTATGGGCATCCAGGGTACCCTGCCCTGGTGACATACAGCTATGGAGGAGCAGTCCCCAGTTACTGCCCAGCGTATGGCCGGGTGCCTCACGGCGAGGGCAGAGGGTATCCCAGCTCCGGTGCCCACTCCCCACGGGCCGGCTCCGTTTCCCCGGGCAGCCCGCCCTACCCCCAATCCAGGAAGCTGAGCTACGAGATCcctgcagaggagggaggggacaggtaTCCGCTGCCCGGGCACCTGGCCCCAGCAGGACCCTTGGCATCGGCAG AGTCGCCCGAACCAGTGTCGTGGCGGGAGGGCCCCAGTGGGCACAGTACCCTGCCTCGGTCTCCCCGAGATGCCCAGGGCAGTGCCTCCTCTGAGTTGTCTGGTCCCTCCACACCCCTGCACACCAGCAGCCCAGTCCAGGGCAAGGAGAG CTCCCGACGGCAGGACACCAGGTCCCCCACGTTGGCGCCCACTCAGAGACTGAGTCCTGGCGAGGCCTTGCCACCTGTTTTGCAGGGAGGTGCTGAAAAGGCCTCGGAGCTGCCAGCAAGAAGTGGGCCTGAgcctccagcccctggccccttctccccagcctccccGCCTGGCTCACCTGACTGGCCTCAGGAGAGGAGCCCGGGGGGCCGCTCAGAGAGTGCCAGTCCAAGGGGCCCTGTGCCCACCACACTGCCCGGCCTCCGCCACACCCCCTGGCAGGGCCTTCGAGACCCCCCGGACAGCCCAGATGGGTCCCCCCTCACCCCTGTGCCTACTCAGATGCCCTGGCTTGTGGCCAACCCAGAGCCACCTCAGAGTTCACCCACACCTGCCTTCCCTTTGGCTACATCATATGATGTCAGtggccccacccagcccccactgCCAGAGAAACGCCacctgctgggggctgggcaACAGTCAGGACCCTGGGGCCCAGAGCACGCATCACAAGCATCACCGCCAGCCAGAAGCACCAGCCACCATGTCACCTTTGCACCTCTGCTCCCGGatagtgccccccacccccag CCCCCTATGCAAGAGAGCCAGAGCAATGTCAAGTTCGTCCAGGATACATCCAAATTCTGGTATAAGCCACACCTGTCCCGTGACCAAG CCATCGCCCTGCTGAAGGACAAGGACCCTGGGGCCTTCCTGATCAGGGACAGCCATTCATTCCAAGGAGCCTATGGGCTAGCTCTCAAGGTGGCTACGCCCCCACCCAGTGCCCAGCCCTGGAAAG GGGACCCCTCGGAACAGCTGGTCCGCCACTTTCTCATTGAGACTGGACCCAAAGGCGTGAAGATCAAGGGCTGTCCCAGCGAGCCCTACTTTG GGAGCCTGTCGGCCCTGGTGTCCCAGCACTCCATCTCCCCACTGTCCCTGCCCTGCTGCCTGCGCATCCCTAGCAAAG ATCCCCTGGAGGAGGCCCCAGAGGCCCCAGTGCCCACCAACATGAGCACGGCGGCAGACCTCCTGCGTCAGGGCGCCG CCTGCAGTGTGCTCTACCTGACCTCAGTGGAGACCGAGTCGCTGACGGGCCCCCAGGCGGTGGCGCGGGCCAGCTCAGCAGCtctgagctgcagcccccggccaaCACCAGCCATTGTCCACTTCAAGGTCTCAGCGCAGGGCATCACGCTGACAGACAACCAAAGGAA GCTCTTCTTTCGCCGCCATTACCCAGTGAACAGCATCACCTTCTCCAGCACCGACCCTCAGGACCGGAG ATGGACCAACCCCGACGGGACCACCTCCAA GATCTTTGGTTTCGTGGCCAAGAAGCCGGGAAGCCCCTGGGAGAATGTGTGTCACCTCTTTGCAGAGCTTGACCCAGATCAGCCCGCAGGCGCCATTGTCACCTTCATCACCAAAGTTCTACTGGGCCAGAGAAAATGA
- the TNS2 gene encoding tensin-2 isoform X1 translates to MKSSGPVERLLRALGRRDSSRATSRPRKAEPHSFREKVFRKKPPVCAVCKVTIDGTGVSCRVCKVATHRKCEAKVTSSCQALPPAELRRNTAPVRRIEHLGSTKSLNHSKQRSTLPRSFSLDPLMERRWDLDLTYVTERILAAAFPARPDEQRHRGHLRELAHVLQSKHGDKYLLFNLSEKRHDLTRLNPKVQDFGWPELHAPPLDRLCSICKAMETWLSADPQHVVVLYCKGSKGKLGVIVSAYMHYSKISAGADQALATLTMRKFCEDKVAAELQPSQRRYISYFSGLLSGSIRMNSSPLFLHYVLVPVLPAFEPGTGFQPFLKIYQSMQLVYTSGIYHIAGPSPQQLCISLEPALLLKGDVMVTCYHKGSRGTDRTLVFRVQFHTCTIHGPRLAFPKDQLDEAWTDERFPFQASVEFVFSSSPEKIKGSSPRNEASVSVDYNTAEPAVRWDSYENFNLHHEDSVDDSLTHTRGPLDGSPYAQVQRGLRQTPPAPSPEPPAPPLLSVSSDSGHSSTLTTEPAAESPGRPPPTAAERQELDRLLGGCGVASGGRGAGRETAILDDEEQPPVGGGPPLGLYSGHRPGLSRHCSCRQGYREPCGVPNGGYYRPEGTLERRRLAYGGYEGPPQGYAEASVEKRRLCRSLSEGPYPYPPELGKPASGDFGYRPPGYREVVILEDPGLPALCSCPACEEKLALPTAALYGLRLEREAGEGWASEAGKPLLHPVRPGHPLPLLVPACGHHHAPLPDYSCLKPPKAGEEGHEGCSYAMCPEGRYGHPGYPALVTYSYGGAVPSYCPAYGRVPHGEGRGYPSSGAHSPRAGSVSPGSPPYPQSRKLSYEIPAEEGGDRYPLPGHLAPAGPLASAESPEPVSWREGPSGHSTLPRSPRDAQGSASSELSGPSTPLHTSSPVQGKESSRRQDTRSPTLAPTQRLSPGEALPPVLQGGAEKASELPARSGPEPPAPGPFSPASPPGSPDWPQERSPGGRSESASPRGPVPTTLPGLRHTPWQGLRDPPDSPDGSPLTPVPTQMPWLVANPEPPQSSPTPAFPLATSYDVSGPTQPPLPEKRHLLGAGQQSGPWGPEHASQASPPARSTSHHVTFAPLLPDSAPHPQPPMQESQSNVKFVQDTSKFWYKPHLSRDQAIALLKDKDPGAFLIRDSHSFQGAYGLALKVATPPPSAQPWKGDPSEQLVRHFLIETGPKGVKIKGCPSEPYFGSLSALVSQHSISPLSLPCCLRIPSKDPLEEAPEAPVPTNMSTAADLLRQGAACSVLYLTSVETESLTGPQAVARASSAALSCSPRPTPAIVHFKVSAQGITLTDNQRKLFFRRHYPVNSITFSSTDPQDRRWTNPDGTTSKIFGFVAKKPGSPWENVCHLFAELDPDQPAGAIVTFITKVLLGQRK, encoded by the exons ATGAAGTCCAGCGGCCCCGTGGAGCGGCTGCTCagagccctggggaggagggacagCAGCCGGGCCACCAGCAGG CCTAGGAAAGCTGAGCCACATAGCTTCCGGGAGAAGGTTTTCCGGAAGAAACCGCCGGTCTGTGCAGTGTGTAAGGTGACCATCGATGGGACAGGCGTCTCATGCCGAG TCTGCAAGGTGGCAACACACAGAAAATGTGAAGCAAAG GTGACTTCGTCCTGTCAGGCCCTGCCTCCCGCGGAGCTG CGAAGAAACACGGCCCCAGTGAGGCGCATAGAGCACCTG GGATCCACCAAGTCTCTGAACCACTCAAAGCAGCGCAGCACTCTGCCCAG GAGCTTCAGCCTGGACCCGCTCATGGAGCGCCGCTGGGACTTGGACCTCACCTACGTGACGGAGCGGATCCTGGCCGCCGCCTTCCCCGCGCGGCCGGACGAGCAGCGACACCGGGGCCACCTGCGCGAGCTGGCTCACGTGCTGCAATCCAAGCACGGAGACAAGTACCTG CTCTTCAACCTTTCAGAGAAAAGACATGACCTGACCCGCCTAAACCCCAAG GTCCAGGACTTCGGCTGGCCTGAGCTGCACGCACCCCCCTTGGACAGGCTGTGCTCCATCTGCAAAGCCATGGAGACGTGGCTCAGTGCTGACCCCCAGCACGTGGTCGTACTGTACTGCAAG GGGAGCAAGGGCAAGCTCGGGGTCATCGTCTCTGCCTACATGCACTACAGCAAGATCTCCGCAGG GGCGGACCAGGCATTGGCTACTCTTACCATGCGGAAGTTCTGCGAGGACAAGGTGGCCGCGGAGCTGCAGCCCTCCCAGCGCCG gtaTATCAGCTACTTCAGTGGTCTGCTGTCGGGCTCCATCAGAATGAACAGCAGCCCTCTATTCCTGCACTACGTGCTTGTGCCTGTGCTGCCAGCCTTTGAACCTGGCACAG GCTTCCAGCCCTTCCTCAAGATCTACCAGTCCATGCAGCTTGTCTACACATCTGGAATCTA tCACATTGCAGGCCCTAGTCCCCAGCAGCTCTGCATCAGCCTGGAGCCAGCCCTCCTCCTCAAAGGCGATGTCATG gtgaCCTGCTATCACAAGGGTAGCCGGGGGACGGACCGGACCCTCGTGTTCCGAGTCCAGTTCCACACATGCACCATCCACGGGCCACGGCTCGCCTTCCCCAAGGACCAGCTGGATGAGGCCTGGACTG ATGAGAGGTTCCCCTTCCAAGCCTCGGTGGAGTTCGTCTTCTCCTCCAGCCCAGAGAAGATCAAAG GCAGCAGCCCCCGCAACGAGGCCTCCGTCTCTGTTGACTACAACACCGCAGAGCCCGCCGTGCGCTGGGACTCCTACGAGAACTTCAACCTGCACCATGAGGACAGTGTGGATG ACTCCCTCACCCACACCCGGGGACCCCTGGATGGCAGTCCCTATGCGCAGGTGCAGCGCGGTCTCCGCCAGACCCCGCCGGCGCCCTCTCCGGAACCGCCTGCCCCGCCGCTGCTCTCCGTCAGCAGCGACTCTGGCCACTCATCCACGCTGACCACCGAGCCGGCGGCCGAGTCCCCCGGCCGGCCCCCCCCGACGGCTGCCGAGCGGCAGGAGCTAGATCGCCTCCTAGGAGGCTGTGGAGTGGCCAGCGGGGGCCGGGGAGCCGGGCGCGAGACAGCCATCCTCGACGACGAAGAGCAGCCCCCCGTGGGCGGAGGCCCCCCCCTCGGGCTGTATTCAGGCCACAGGCCCGGCCTCAGCCGCCACTGCTCCTGCCGCCAGGGCTACCGGGAACCCTGCGGGGTCCCCAACGGGGGCTACTACCGGCCAGAGGGAACCCTGGAGAGGCGGCGGCTGGCCTACGGGGGCTACGAGGGGCCCCCCCAGGGCTATGCTGAGGCCTCCGTGGAGAAGAGGCGCCTCTGCCGGTCGCTGTCCGAGGGGCCGTACCCCTACCCACCCGAGCTGGGGAAACCGGCCAGTGGGGACTTTGGCTACCGCCCCCCAGGCTACCGGGAGGTGGTGATCCTGGAGGACCCCGGGCTGCCGGCCCTGTGCTCCTGCCCCGCCTGTGAGGAGAAGCTGGCGCTGCCCACGGCAGCCCTCTATGGGCTGCggctggagagggaggctggagaggggTGGGCGAGCGAGGCTGGCAAGCCCCTCCTGCACCCGGTGCGACCTGGGCACCCGCTGCCCCTGCTGGTGCCTGCCTGCGGGCACCACCACGCCCCGCTGCCTGACTACAGCTGCCTGAAGCCACCCAAGGCAGGCGAGGAAGGGCATGAGGGCTGCTCCTACGCCATGTGCCCCGAAGGCAGGTATGGGCATCCAGGGTACCCTGCCCTGGTGACATACAGCTATGGAGGAGCAGTCCCCAGTTACTGCCCAGCGTATGGCCGGGTGCCTCACGGCGAGGGCAGAGGGTATCCCAGCTCCGGTGCCCACTCCCCACGGGCCGGCTCCGTTTCCCCGGGCAGCCCGCCCTACCCCCAATCCAGGAAGCTGAGCTACGAGATCcctgcagaggagggaggggacaggtaTCCGCTGCCCGGGCACCTGGCCCCAGCAGGACCCTTGGCATCGGCAG AGTCGCCCGAACCAGTGTCGTGGCGGGAGGGCCCCAGTGGGCACAGTACCCTGCCTCGGTCTCCCCGAGATGCCCAGGGCAGTGCCTCCTCTGAGTTGTCTGGTCCCTCCACACCCCTGCACACCAGCAGCCCAGTCCAGGGCAAGGAGAG CTCCCGACGGCAGGACACCAGGTCCCCCACGTTGGCGCCCACTCAGAGACTGAGTCCTGGCGAGGCCTTGCCACCTGTTTTGCAGGGAGGTGCTGAAAAGGCCTCGGAGCTGCCAGCAAGAAGTGGGCCTGAgcctccagcccctggccccttctccccagcctccccGCCTGGCTCACCTGACTGGCCTCAGGAGAGGAGCCCGGGGGGCCGCTCAGAGAGTGCCAGTCCAAGGGGCCCTGTGCCCACCACACTGCCCGGCCTCCGCCACACCCCCTGGCAGGGCCTTCGAGACCCCCCGGACAGCCCAGATGGGTCCCCCCTCACCCCTGTGCCTACTCAGATGCCCTGGCTTGTGGCCAACCCAGAGCCACCTCAGAGTTCACCCACACCTGCCTTCCCTTTGGCTACATCATATGATGTCAGtggccccacccagcccccactgCCAGAGAAACGCCacctgctgggggctgggcaACAGTCAGGACCCTGGGGCCCAGAGCACGCATCACAAGCATCACCGCCAGCCAGAAGCACCAGCCACCATGTCACCTTTGCACCTCTGCTCCCGGatagtgccccccacccccag CCCCCTATGCAAGAGAGCCAGAGCAATGTCAAGTTCGTCCAGGATACATCCAAATTCTGGTATAAGCCACACCTGTCCCGTGACCAAG CCATCGCCCTGCTGAAGGACAAGGACCCTGGGGCCTTCCTGATCAGGGACAGCCATTCATTCCAAGGAGCCTATGGGCTAGCTCTCAAGGTGGCTACGCCCCCACCCAGTGCCCAGCCCTGGAAAG GGGACCCCTCGGAACAGCTGGTCCGCCACTTTCTCATTGAGACTGGACCCAAAGGCGTGAAGATCAAGGGCTGTCCCAGCGAGCCCTACTTTG GGAGCCTGTCGGCCCTGGTGTCCCAGCACTCCATCTCCCCACTGTCCCTGCCCTGCTGCCTGCGCATCCCTAGCAAAG ATCCCCTGGAGGAGGCCCCAGAGGCCCCAGTGCCCACCAACATGAGCACGGCGGCAGACCTCCTGCGTCAGGGCGCCG CCTGCAGTGTGCTCTACCTGACCTCAGTGGAGACCGAGTCGCTGACGGGCCCCCAGGCGGTGGCGCGGGCCAGCTCAGCAGCtctgagctgcagcccccggccaaCACCAGCCATTGTCCACTTCAAGGTCTCAGCGCAGGGCATCACGCTGACAGACAACCAAAGGAA GCTCTTCTTTCGCCGCCATTACCCAGTGAACAGCATCACCTTCTCCAGCACCGACCCTCAGGACCGGAG ATGGACCAACCCCGACGGGACCACCTCCAA GATCTTTGGTTTCGTGGCCAAGAAGCCGGGAAGCCCCTGGGAGAATGTGTGTCACCTCTTTGCAGAGCTTGACCCAGATCAGCCCGCAGGCGCCATTGTCACCTTCATCACCAAAGTTCTACTGGGCCAGAGAAAATGA